Proteins encoded in a region of the Streptomyces violaceoruber genome:
- a CDS encoding amidohydrolase family protein — protein sequence MHTPTVDVHAHVLLPEVEALVAGLPGHAGARELDARRNGPAALAVNGPMVRDRVPRMTDVALRLASMDAQGVDVQLVSPSPSHYHYWTDEDTAEKLYRLANEAVAAHCSAAPERLRGLGLVPLQHPEQAVRALDHALEQGLAGVEISSHAPDRELSDPAYASFWTRAGETGAIIFLHPFGCTLDERLDQWYLSNTVGQPTENAVALSHLIFSGVLDRHPRLRLIAAHGGGYLPTHIGRSDHAWSARSDAGAGCAHPPSSYLKRLYFDSLVHDRHVLRELIRAAGADRVLLGSDFPFDMGTEDPVGALRAARLTDSDFHAVRGGNAAALLRKD from the coding sequence GTGCACACGCCCACCGTGGACGTGCACGCCCACGTCCTGCTGCCCGAGGTCGAAGCGCTCGTGGCCGGTCTGCCCGGCCACGCCGGGGCCCGGGAGCTGGACGCCCGGCGCAACGGTCCCGCCGCACTCGCGGTCAACGGACCCATGGTGCGCGACCGCGTCCCCCGGATGACCGATGTCGCCCTGCGCCTGGCCTCGATGGACGCCCAGGGCGTGGACGTGCAGCTGGTCAGCCCCTCCCCCTCGCACTACCACTACTGGACCGACGAGGACACCGCCGAGAAGCTGTACCGGCTCGCCAACGAGGCCGTGGCCGCGCACTGTTCGGCCGCCCCCGAGCGGCTGCGCGGTCTCGGCCTGGTCCCCCTCCAGCACCCCGAGCAGGCGGTCCGGGCCCTGGACCACGCCCTGGAGCAGGGCCTGGCCGGGGTGGAGATCTCCAGCCACGCCCCCGACCGGGAGCTGTCCGACCCCGCCTACGCGTCCTTCTGGACCCGGGCCGGGGAAACCGGCGCGATCATCTTCCTGCACCCCTTCGGATGCACCCTCGACGAGCGGCTGGACCAGTGGTACCTGTCCAACACCGTCGGCCAGCCCACCGAGAACGCCGTCGCCCTCTCCCACCTGATCTTCTCCGGTGTCCTCGACCGCCACCCGCGCCTGCGGCTGATCGCGGCGCACGGCGGCGGCTACCTGCCCACCCACATCGGCCGCTCCGACCACGCATGGTCGGCCCGCTCCGACGCGGGCGCCGGCTGCGCGCACCCGCCCAGCAGCTACCTGAAGCGCCTGTACTTCGACTCCCTGGTCCACGACCGGCACGTGCTGCGGGAGCTGATCCGGGCGGCCGGTGCGGACCGGGTGCTCCTCGGCTCCGACTTCCCCTTCGACATGGGCACCGAGGACCCGGTCGGCGCCCTGCGCGCAGCCCGCCTCACCGACTCCGACTTCCACGCCGTACGAGGCGGAAACGCCGCCGCCCTCCTCCGGAAGGACTGA
- a CDS encoding DUF4253 domain-containing protein yields the protein MNDTAKFSAVVRGWEHRFGARGVAVGFSTLHLGVASPPADEHEALLVAAEHFAFCPDNMWQGNRPYTLAAYAERITGVHHGTSGGTDPLSGRRSPGKWP from the coding sequence ATCAACGACACCGCGAAGTTCTCAGCAGTCGTCCGAGGTTGGGAGCACCGGTTCGGTGCTCGTGGCGTAGCGGTCGGCTTCTCCACGCTGCACCTCGGCGTCGCCTCGCCTCCAGCGGATGAGCACGAGGCTCTCCTTGTCGCAGCCGAGCACTTCGCCTTCTGCCCGGACAACATGTGGCAGGGCAACAGGCCGTACACACTGGCCGCATACGCCGAGCGGATCACTGGTGTCCACCACGGGACTTCTGGTGGGACTGATCCGCTGTCCGGAAGACGTTCGCCTGGGAAGTGGCCTTGA
- a CDS encoding DUF5958 family protein, with the protein MKERDVLLNELAQGLRPMSEGIEWFDGLGQEEQSEVLLFLRHHCVQARAVTEDAPESIRRAGLRLTHTPAVLISRGRIDEQLGKVAGLAPLDERRKAFRLLIAVLAIADGRRRERFCSGGCSHRWHRLSVA; encoded by the coding sequence GTGAAAGAGCGCGATGTCCTGCTCAACGAGCTCGCGCAGGGGCTGCGCCCGATGTCAGAGGGCATCGAATGGTTCGACGGCCTCGGCCAGGAAGAACAGTCCGAGGTGCTGCTGTTCCTGCGCCATCACTGCGTCCAGGCGCGCGCAGTCACGGAGGACGCACCAGAGAGCATCCGTCGTGCCGGGCTGCGCCTGACTCATACACCCGCAGTGCTGATCTCACGAGGCCGTATAGACGAGCAATTGGGAAAGGTCGCCGGTCTCGCGCCTCTCGACGAGCGCCGCAAGGCGTTCCGGCTGCTGATCGCGGTGCTCGCGATCGCCGATGGACGGCGTCGCGAGCGCTTCTGCTCCGGCGGCTGCAGTCACCGGTGGCACAGACTGTCCGTCGCCTGA
- a CDS encoding Fic family protein, whose protein sequence is MSSGPGQPNDSLADWLLIRPEISWPPWRGARLVSKAPARDCFRNFFMATRGGRDSEGTARVLTALEVAFADAEQGRPLTFALMAKWQRAVLGHDLVGFRTMPAFAKGRRERYGLAPDTQALFERCLSDRSQPDLPLPSRAARTYLDILFFHPFEDGNARAAMLALAYVLAREGVLLDQVPPLQTTRWADDAEGAADLAVLLGILNTAAVRRLSHKRQS, encoded by the coding sequence ATGAGTTCCGGGCCCGGCCAACCGAACGACAGCCTTGCCGACTGGCTGCTCATCCGGCCGGAGATCTCCTGGCCGCCCTGGCGCGGCGCACGCCTCGTCTCGAAAGCGCCGGCCCGCGACTGCTTCCGGAATTTCTTCATGGCAACGCGAGGCGGACGTGACAGTGAGGGAACCGCGCGGGTCCTGACCGCCCTTGAAGTGGCCTTCGCCGACGCTGAGCAGGGCAGGCCGCTGACCTTCGCCCTCATGGCGAAGTGGCAGCGGGCTGTGCTGGGCCACGACCTCGTCGGTTTCCGCACGATGCCGGCCTTCGCGAAGGGCCGACGGGAGCGCTACGGTCTTGCACCGGATACGCAGGCGCTGTTCGAGCGCTGTCTGTCCGATCGCTCTCAACCTGATCTGCCCCTCCCGTCACGCGCTGCCCGGACCTACCTCGACATCCTCTTCTTCCATCCGTTCGAGGACGGCAACGCCCGCGCGGCCATGCTGGCGTTGGCCTACGTCCTGGCACGCGAAGGCGTCCTGCTCGACCAGGTCCCCCCACTGCAGACCACCCGCTGGGCCGACGACGCAGAAGGCGCGGCCGATCTGGCGGTGCTGCTCGGAATCCTGAACACCGCTGCGGTGCGGCGTCTATCCCACAAGAGGCAGTCGTGA
- a CDS encoding LysR family transcriptional regulator, whose translation MNLGRLDLNLVVPLRALLEERNVTRAGQRVGLSQPAMSAALARLRRHFDDDLLARVGGHYELTALGQVLLDRASTAYDLLERLFASQADFDPARESREFKLVASDYAVAVFGAELARVVHQEAPGIRLRFAQTPTSVVDATDALLSTTDGLFMPHGVISGFPATDLYQDRWVFLVADDHPSVGDRLTREDLARLPWVTYQRTYDAPAVRQLGMLGIEPRVEVSVDSFQIMPLLVDGTRRIALIQARLARLLAPLAAVRAVEPPYEAVPLSEALWWHPVHTHDAAHIWLRETAARVGRRMTEERPRHHRRPPAAGPNSHETPES comes from the coding sequence GTGAATCTCGGTCGCCTGGACCTCAACCTCGTCGTCCCCCTGCGCGCCCTGCTGGAGGAGCGCAACGTGACCCGTGCCGGGCAGCGCGTCGGCCTCAGCCAGCCGGCGATGAGCGCGGCGCTCGCCCGCCTGCGCCGGCACTTCGACGACGACCTCCTGGCCCGGGTGGGCGGCCACTACGAACTCACCGCCCTCGGACAGGTCCTCCTCGACCGCGCGTCCACCGCCTACGACCTGCTGGAACGGCTGTTCGCCAGCCAGGCGGACTTCGACCCGGCCAGGGAGAGCCGTGAGTTCAAACTCGTGGCGTCCGACTACGCGGTCGCCGTCTTCGGCGCCGAACTCGCCCGGGTCGTGCACCAGGAGGCTCCGGGCATCCGGCTGCGCTTCGCCCAGACGCCGACCAGCGTGGTGGACGCCACGGACGCCCTGCTGAGCACCACCGACGGCCTGTTCATGCCGCACGGCGTCATCAGCGGTTTCCCCGCCACCGACCTCTACCAGGACCGTTGGGTCTTCCTCGTCGCCGACGACCACCCGAGTGTCGGCGACCGGCTGACCCGGGAAGACCTGGCCCGGCTGCCCTGGGTCACCTACCAGCGCACCTACGACGCCCCGGCCGTCCGCCAGCTCGGCATGCTGGGCATCGAGCCCCGCGTCGAGGTCTCCGTCGACAGCTTCCAGATCATGCCGCTGCTGGTCGACGGCACCCGGCGCATCGCCCTGATCCAGGCCCGCCTCGCCCGGCTCCTCGCCCCGCTCGCCGCCGTACGCGCGGTGGAGCCGCCCTACGAGGCGGTGCCGCTGAGCGAGGCGTTGTGGTGGCACCCGGTCCACACCCACGACGCGGCCCACATCTGGCTGCGCGAGACCGCCGCCCGGGTCGGCAGGCGGATGACCGAGGAGCGCCCCCGCCACCACCGCCGTCCTCCCGCTGCTGGCCCCAACAGCCATGAGACCCCTGAGAGTTGA
- a CDS encoding cytochrome P450 — MDATTPAVPPPGCPAHADARIPLYGPDFAADPHAYYDYARSYGPSAPVELAPGVDASLVTDYATALRLLQDNGTFRKDARRWKAFNEGLIPADSPVVPLLAYRPNAMFSDGAEHLRLRQAITDAMARIDTARLARSTEQISDYLISQFGSRGSADLMADYAKQLPLFVFNELFGCPADIGDRILFGISGMFDGVNAERAAEVLFGAVGELVALKRSRPGEDVTSWLMQHETRMTDEEMVYQLSLILGAGADPLRNLIGNTLHRILIHDEYARQGGLIDEAMEDTLWENPPVPNLAPHYPAADVEFAGQKFEAGELIMVSFAAANNSPSLAAARQSGSNRSHLAWSAGPHACPSKDPARQITMAAVENLLNRIPDIAAAVPEDSLTWRPGPFTRGLTALPARFTPLPAPDRTPAPAQAPAGERAEQSGTARKAAGTGRWSQFLNWLTR; from the coding sequence ATGGACGCCACCACCCCCGCGGTGCCCCCGCCCGGATGCCCCGCCCACGCCGACGCGCGGATACCGCTGTACGGGCCGGACTTCGCGGCCGACCCGCACGCCTACTACGACTACGCACGGTCATACGGCCCCTCCGCACCCGTCGAACTCGCCCCGGGTGTCGACGCCTCCCTCGTCACCGACTACGCGACAGCACTGCGCCTGCTCCAGGACAACGGCACCTTCCGAAAGGACGCGCGCCGCTGGAAGGCCTTCAACGAGGGCCTGATCCCGGCGGACAGCCCCGTCGTCCCGCTGCTCGCCTACCGCCCCAACGCCATGTTCAGCGACGGCGCCGAACACCTGCGGCTGCGCCAGGCGATCACCGACGCCATGGCCCGCATCGACACCGCCCGGCTGGCTCGCAGCACCGAACAGATCTCGGACTACCTGATCTCCCAGTTCGGTTCCCGCGGCTCCGCCGACCTGATGGCCGACTACGCCAAGCAGCTCCCGCTGTTCGTCTTCAACGAACTCTTCGGCTGCCCCGCCGACATCGGCGACCGCATCCTGTTCGGCATTTCCGGCATGTTCGACGGCGTCAACGCGGAACGGGCCGCCGAGGTCCTCTTCGGTGCGGTCGGTGAGCTGGTGGCTCTCAAGCGCAGCCGCCCCGGCGAGGACGTGACCTCGTGGCTGATGCAGCACGAGACCAGGATGACCGACGAGGAGATGGTCTATCAGCTCTCACTGATCCTGGGCGCGGGTGCCGATCCGCTGCGCAACCTGATCGGCAACACCCTGCACCGCATCCTCATCCACGACGAGTACGCCCGCCAGGGCGGACTGATCGACGAGGCGATGGAGGACACCCTGTGGGAGAACCCTCCGGTGCCCAATCTCGCGCCCCACTATCCCGCCGCTGACGTGGAGTTCGCCGGGCAGAAGTTCGAGGCGGGCGAGCTGATCATGGTGAGTTTCGCCGCCGCGAACAACAGCCCGAGCCTGGCCGCCGCCCGGCAGTCCGGCAGCAACCGTTCCCACCTGGCCTGGAGCGCGGGCCCGCACGCCTGCCCCTCGAAGGACCCCGCCCGCCAGATCACCATGGCCGCCGTCGAGAACCTCCTCAACCGGATCCCCGACATCGCGGCCGCCGTGCCCGAGGACAGCCTGACGTGGCGCCCCGGGCCCTTCACCCGCGGCCTCACCGCGCTCCCGGCCCGCTTCACCCCGCTCCCGGCCCCCGACCGGACGCCTGCCCCGGCTCAGGCACCCGCGGGCGAGCGTGCCGAACAGTCCGGTACCGCGCGCAAGGCCGCGGGCACCGGCCGTTGGAGCCAGTTCCTCAACTGGCTCACGAGGTGA
- a CDS encoding ScbR family autoregulator-binding transcription factor — translation MARQLRAERTRATIVRAAADLFDRHGYESTSLSEIVAHAGVTKGALYFHFAAKEDLAHAIMEMQSRTFRRLANDLDGRGYSSLEALMRLTFGMARVYEEGPVLRAGTRLATAGVPVRPPLPHPFTDWREIATSRLLDAVRQSDVHQDIDVDSVAHTLVSSVVGTCVVGGTLEPAGRQPRRLAEMWYILIRGMVPVTRRARYVTLAARLEQETGTT, via the coding sequence ATGGCGAGGCAGCTACGCGCCGAACGGACCCGCGCGACGATTGTCCGTGCGGCGGCCGACCTGTTCGACCGCCACGGCTACGAGTCGACCAGTCTGAGCGAGATCGTCGCCCACGCCGGGGTCACCAAGGGCGCCCTGTACTTCCACTTCGCGGCGAAGGAAGACCTCGCGCACGCCATCATGGAGATGCAGTCCCGCACCTTTCGCCGGCTGGCGAACGACCTGGACGGGCGGGGCTACTCCTCGCTGGAGGCGCTGATGCGCCTCACGTTCGGCATGGCCCGGGTCTACGAGGAAGGGCCGGTTCTGCGGGCCGGAACGCGGCTGGCCACCGCGGGCGTACCGGTACGGCCGCCCCTGCCGCACCCCTTCACCGACTGGCGGGAGATCGCCACCTCCCGGCTGCTGGACGCGGTGCGGCAGTCCGACGTGCACCAGGACATCGACGTCGACTCCGTCGCCCACACCCTCGTCTCGTCCGTCGTCGGCACTTGCGTCGTGGGCGGCACCCTCGAACCGGCGGGACGTCAGCCCCGCCGCCTGGCCGAGATGTGGTACATCCTGATCCGGGGCATGGTCCCGGTGACCCGGCGCGCCCGCTACGTCACCCTCGCGGCCCGCCTGGAACAGGAGACGGGCACGACCTGA
- a CDS encoding cyclase family protein produces the protein MTLDRTDPEGAIARAAKAYSNWGRWGEDDVLGTLNFLDGAKRSEGAALVRRGVSFSLSQRFDMNGPQKGWRRRTNPVHTMLDTGTDAALGNQGFPHGIGGADDVIAMPLQCSTQWDGLGHIFDHGKAWNGRPAEQVVTSDGDLVTGIEHMAPHVAGRGVLLDVGRVVGEDGELPDGFAITEEHLAATAGAHGVRVGRGDIVLVRTGRLARARREGWGDYAGGPAPGLSFTTAGWLHGTEVAAIATDTWGFEVRPNEFEHAFQPLHQVAIPHIGLLIGEMWDLDALAVDCAEDGEYGFWLTAAPLPITGAVGSPVNPIAVK, from the coding sequence ATGACACTGGACCGCACCGACCCCGAGGGGGCCATAGCGCGCGCCGCGAAGGCGTACTCCAACTGGGGCCGCTGGGGCGAGGACGACGTGCTCGGCACGCTGAACTTCCTCGACGGGGCCAAACGCAGCGAGGGTGCCGCACTGGTCCGGCGGGGCGTCAGCTTCTCCCTCTCCCAGCGCTTCGACATGAACGGCCCGCAGAAGGGCTGGCGCCGCCGCACCAACCCGGTGCACACCATGCTGGACACCGGCACCGACGCCGCCCTCGGAAACCAGGGCTTCCCGCACGGCATCGGCGGTGCCGACGACGTCATAGCGATGCCGTTGCAGTGCTCCACGCAGTGGGACGGGCTCGGCCACATCTTCGACCACGGCAAGGCGTGGAACGGCCGCCCCGCCGAGCAGGTCGTCACCTCCGACGGCGATCTGGTCACCGGCATCGAGCACATGGCCCCGCACGTGGCCGGACGGGGGGTGCTCCTGGACGTCGGCCGGGTCGTCGGCGAGGACGGTGAGCTGCCGGACGGGTTCGCGATCACCGAGGAGCACCTGGCCGCGACCGCCGGGGCGCACGGTGTCCGGGTGGGCCGCGGCGACATCGTCCTCGTCCGCACCGGCCGGCTCGCCCGGGCGCGCCGCGAGGGCTGGGGCGACTACGCGGGCGGGCCCGCCCCCGGCCTGTCGTTCACCACGGCCGGCTGGCTGCACGGCACCGAGGTCGCCGCGATCGCCACCGACACCTGGGGCTTCGAGGTCCGCCCCAACGAGTTCGAGCACGCCTTCCAGCCGCTGCACCAGGTCGCCATCCCCCACATCGGCCTGCTGATCGGCGAGATGTGGGACCTGGACGCCCTCGCCGTGGACTGCGCGGAGGACGGCGAGTACGGCTTCTGGCTCACCGCCGCGCCCCTGCCCATCACCGGCGCGGTCGGCTCACCCGTCAACCCGATCGCGGTCAAGTAG
- a CDS encoding VOC family protein yields the protein MRLLTHLRHVDLAVPDYDKQLDFYSGVWGLTKVAEDSGISFLAAEGSPEQYVVRLRKAEEKRLDLVSYGAASAADVDTLAERLLAGGVQLISRPGTVDTPGGGYGFRFFDVDGRTIEVSADVEVRQHRRIEEKESIPVKLSHVVLNSPDLNRTREWYERHLGFALSDTLSSPHMGEVMHFMRISNQHHSMALAKGPHTALHHISFEMRGLDEYMRGSGRVMRAGFRKIWGPGRHLAGDNTFTYFLDPHGNTVEYTTELENLDEDTWHPHVYDFSRPEVTDQWGTANPMNELVAKESFNDPDRGVFVAPPV from the coding sequence ATGCGCCTGCTCACCCACCTGCGGCACGTCGACCTCGCCGTGCCGGACTACGACAAGCAGCTCGACTTCTACTCCGGCGTCTGGGGCCTGACCAAGGTCGCCGAGGACTCCGGCATCTCCTTCCTGGCCGCCGAGGGCTCCCCCGAGCAGTACGTCGTACGGCTGCGCAAGGCCGAGGAGAAGCGCCTCGACCTCGTCTCCTACGGCGCCGCGAGCGCGGCGGACGTCGACACCCTCGCCGAGCGGCTGCTCGCGGGCGGCGTCCAGTTGATCTCCCGGCCGGGCACGGTGGACACGCCCGGCGGCGGCTACGGCTTCCGCTTCTTCGACGTCGACGGCCGCACCATCGAGGTCTCCGCCGACGTCGAGGTGCGGCAGCACCGCAGGATCGAGGAGAAGGAGTCCATCCCGGTCAAGCTCTCCCACGTCGTCCTCAACTCCCCCGACCTCAACCGCACCCGCGAGTGGTACGAGCGCCACCTCGGCTTCGCCCTGTCCGACACGCTCAGCTCGCCGCACATGGGCGAGGTCATGCACTTCATGCGGATCAGCAACCAGCACCACTCGATGGCCCTCGCGAAGGGCCCGCACACCGCCCTGCACCACATCTCCTTCGAGATGCGCGGCCTCGACGAGTACATGCGCGGCTCGGGCCGGGTCATGCGGGCGGGCTTCAGGAAGATCTGGGGTCCTGGCCGGCACCTGGCCGGGGACAACACGTTCACGTACTTCCTCGACCCGCACGGCAACACCGTCGAGTACACCACCGAGCTGGAGAACCTGGACGAGGACACCTGGCACCCGCACGTCTACGACTTCTCCCGGCCCGAGGTCACCGACCAGTGGGGCACCGCCAACCCCATGAACGAACTGGTCGCCAAGGAGTCGTTCAACGACCCCGACCGCGGTGTGTTCGTCGCCCCGCCGGTCTGA
- a CDS encoding FAD-dependent oxidoreductase, with protein sequence MIQPRTVLVVGGGAAGNAVTILLRRAGLTVDLVEAKDDWNATAGSGITLQGNALRVLRELGVWEQVEASGFGFGSVGITTPDGTVLHVQDDLRTGGDDLPATVGMQRPRLQQILIEAVRASGASVRLGTTAEILDQDSDGVHVRLSDGSEHRYDLVVAADGLGSATRAAIGITDKPEPTGMAIWRIAAPRPAGLTRTDLAYGGPAHIAGYCPTGETTLYAYVVEANRDRAGIPPASYADEMRGLTRHYGGFWPDITEHITDPAKVNYTWFDRLLVEGSWHRGRVVLVGDAAHCCPPTLAQGAALSLEDAWVLVQMLTGSDVWDDALFQAYYERRIARVRPVVAASVQIGQWQLDGVRDADLPGLMGRTMTMLRELP encoded by the coding sequence ATGATCCAGCCCCGCACGGTCCTCGTCGTCGGTGGCGGCGCGGCCGGCAACGCCGTGACGATCCTGCTGCGCCGCGCCGGTCTCACCGTGGACCTGGTCGAGGCCAAGGACGACTGGAACGCCACCGCCGGCTCCGGCATCACCCTCCAGGGCAACGCCCTGCGCGTGCTGCGCGAACTCGGCGTCTGGGAGCAGGTGGAGGCGTCCGGATTCGGTTTCGGCTCGGTCGGCATCACCACCCCCGACGGCACCGTCCTGCACGTCCAGGACGACCTGCGCACCGGCGGCGACGACCTGCCCGCCACCGTCGGCATGCAGCGGCCGCGGCTCCAGCAGATCCTCATCGAGGCGGTGCGGGCGAGCGGGGCGTCGGTCCGGCTGGGCACCACGGCCGAGATCCTGGACCAGGACTCCGACGGTGTGCACGTCCGGCTCTCCGACGGCTCCGAGCACCGTTACGACCTGGTGGTCGCCGCCGACGGCCTCGGTTCCGCCACCCGGGCCGCGATCGGCATCACCGACAAGCCCGAACCGACCGGCATGGCCATCTGGCGCATCGCCGCACCGCGTCCCGCCGGCCTGACCCGCACCGACCTCGCCTACGGCGGCCCGGCCCACATCGCCGGCTACTGCCCGACCGGCGAGACCACCCTGTACGCGTACGTCGTCGAGGCCAACCGGGACCGCGCCGGGATACCGCCCGCGTCGTACGCGGACGAGATGCGCGGCCTGACCCGGCACTACGGCGGCTTCTGGCCGGACATCACCGAGCACATCACCGACCCGGCGAAGGTCAACTACACCTGGTTCGACCGGCTGCTGGTCGAGGGCTCCTGGCACCGCGGCCGAGTGGTGCTCGTCGGTGACGCCGCCCACTGCTGCCCGCCCACCCTCGCCCAGGGCGCCGCGCTGTCCCTGGAGGACGCCTGGGTTCTCGTCCAGATGCTGACCGGGTCCGACGTGTGGGACGACGCCCTGTTCCAGGCGTACTACGAGCGGCGGATCGCCCGGGTCCGGCCGGTCGTGGCGGCGTCGGTGCAGATCGGGCAGTGGCAGCTCGACGGCGTCCGCGACGCCGACCTGCCCGGCCTGATGGGCCGCACCATGACCATGCTCCGGGAGCTGCCGTGA
- a CDS encoding DUF3500 domain-containing protein, producing MKAGTFSDNAVQAYEGLSGDGLSAAQKKKLLAVVEVFVSRAKADVARTKMAEVSRHLADTYVTWAGGIADDSAFYVRVHSPVVWVEVDCQGPGPLTGAYGATQGGDPTQLHVHSVIRTPNGNDYGRELLRQHYLTSPHHNRS from the coding sequence ATGAAAGCCGGAACGTTCTCCGACAACGCGGTACAGGCGTACGAGGGCCTGAGCGGGGACGGGCTCAGTGCCGCCCAGAAGAAGAAACTCCTCGCCGTGGTCGAGGTGTTCGTCAGCCGTGCCAAGGCCGACGTTGCCAGGACCAAGATGGCGGAGGTCTCCCGGCACCTCGCCGACACGTATGTCACCTGGGCCGGCGGTATCGCCGACGATTCGGCCTTCTACGTCCGTGTGCACAGCCCCGTCGTCTGGGTCGAGGTCGACTGCCAGGGACCCGGCCCGCTCACCGGCGCCTATGGTGCGACCCAGGGCGGCGACCCCACCCAGCTCCACGTCCATTCGGTCATCCGCACTCCCAACGGCAACGACTACGGCAGGGAACTGCTGCGACAGCACTACCTGACTTCGCCTCACCACAACCGGTCTTGA
- a CDS encoding fumarylacetoacetate hydrolase family protein, with product MSVKPEAASALFAGPFALATLSAPEGAAFPALVTPDARVTDLRSAFEDTGLSMRGLLDDWDAVAPRLAALAVDDAAARRPLAEFRVHAPVEPRQVFQSGANYRQHVIDLHVAHRAPDDDRPEEERRAEAAEIMDRRAAEDLPYVFIGLPSAVTGPYDDVVLPAWAEKPDWELELAAVIGRPTHRVSVEEALDHVAGYTIANDLTDRATVFRRDMPQIGTDWLRSKNAPGFTPLGPWIVPTASVGDPGDLRLTLKLNGETMQDESTKDMIFNVARMVSYASQTARLLPGDLVLTGSPAGNGMHWGRLLRDGDVMDASITGLGAQRTRCVAEAAR from the coding sequence ATGTCCGTGAAACCTGAAGCCGCGTCCGCCCTCTTCGCCGGACCCTTCGCCCTGGCCACCCTTTCCGCTCCCGAGGGTGCTGCCTTCCCCGCTCTCGTCACTCCCGACGCCCGGGTGACCGACCTGCGGTCCGCCTTCGAGGACACCGGCCTCAGCATGCGCGGGCTCCTCGACGACTGGGACGCGGTGGCGCCGCGGCTGGCCGCACTGGCCGTCGACGACGCCGCCGCGCGCAGGCCACTGGCGGAGTTCCGCGTGCACGCGCCGGTGGAGCCGCGCCAGGTGTTCCAGTCGGGAGCCAACTACCGGCAGCACGTCATCGACCTGCACGTCGCGCACCGGGCCCCGGACGACGACCGGCCGGAGGAGGAGCGGCGCGCGGAGGCCGCCGAGATCATGGACCGGCGGGCCGCCGAGGACCTGCCGTACGTGTTCATCGGCCTGCCGAGCGCGGTGACCGGCCCCTACGACGACGTCGTACTCCCGGCCTGGGCCGAGAAGCCCGACTGGGAGCTGGAGCTGGCGGCGGTGATCGGCCGCCCGACCCACCGGGTGTCCGTCGAGGAAGCCCTGGACCACGTCGCGGGCTACACGATCGCCAACGACCTGACCGACCGTGCCACGGTCTTCCGCCGGGACATGCCGCAGATCGGCACCGACTGGCTGCGCAGCAAGAACGCCCCCGGATTCACGCCGCTCGGCCCCTGGATCGTGCCCACCGCCTCGGTCGGGGACCCGGGCGACCTGCGTCTGACGCTGAAGCTCAACGGCGAGACCATGCAGGACGAGTCGACCAAGGACATGATCTTCAACGTGGCGCGGATGGTCTCCTACGCCTCGCAGACCGCCCGGCTGCTCCCCGGCGACCTGGTGCTCACCGGCAGCCCGGCCGGCAACGGCATGCACTGGGGCCGGCTGCTGCGCGACGGCGACGTCATGGACGCCTCGATCACCGGGCTCGGTGCCCAGCGCACCCGCTGTGTGGCGGAGGCGGCCCGATGA